One genomic region from Blastococcus sp. Marseille-P5729 encodes:
- a CDS encoding copper resistance CopC family protein, whose amino-acid sequence MTRRLIGLMIVALAALLMAAGPTSAHSELESSNPESGAQLDAPPESITLTFNEPLQGQTATVGVLVGDNDPVQVEGVVDGPTVVIDGASGPLAEVVDGGAEGKWAIGYQVVSADGHPIDGTLTFTVGDAGGEGDAGSASSGGSGESTTASAEGEDGVTWWQLLLILAGSALVVFLVVETDRVMRKKRNPPAGRSDSL is encoded by the coding sequence GTGACGCGCAGGCTCATAGGACTCATGATCGTGGCGCTGGCGGCGCTGCTGATGGCCGCCGGTCCGACGTCTGCGCACTCGGAGCTCGAGTCGAGCAACCCCGAGAGCGGTGCTCAGCTCGACGCCCCGCCCGAGTCCATCACCCTGACCTTCAACGAGCCGCTGCAGGGCCAGACCGCCACGGTGGGGGTACTGGTCGGTGACAACGACCCAGTGCAGGTCGAGGGCGTCGTAGACGGCCCGACGGTCGTGATCGACGGCGCGAGCGGTCCGCTGGCCGAGGTCGTCGACGGCGGGGCGGAGGGCAAGTGGGCGATCGGCTATCAGGTCGTGTCCGCCGACGGGCACCCGATCGACGGCACGCTGACCTTCACCGTCGGCGATGCGGGCGGCGAGGGCGATGCCGGTTCGGCGTCGAGCGGCGGATCAGGCGAGTCGACCACGGCGAGCGCCGAGGGTGAGGACGGCGTCACGTGGTGGCAGCTGCTGCTGATCCTCGCCGGCTCGGCCCTGGTCGTGTTCCTCGTGGTCGAGACCGATCGGGTGATGCGCAAGAAGCGCAACCCACCTGCGGGACGTTCTGACTCGCTATAG
- a CDS encoding thioesterase family protein, producing the protein MAIAVHVPDDTWRMPLTVRYYEADQQNVVFHGWYLNYFDEAFTAYAEAIGYSIQRAHADGADWMVVHSEIEWHGSLRWPDAAEIAVSAVHVGNSSMTIDFAALRDGEAVCSARNVYVMVDAEEYTRIEVPQALREALGRGQSLRRPRAGR; encoded by the coding sequence ATGGCGATCGCCGTCCACGTCCCGGACGACACCTGGCGGATGCCGCTGACCGTCCGCTACTACGAGGCCGACCAGCAGAACGTCGTCTTCCACGGGTGGTACCTGAACTACTTCGACGAGGCATTCACGGCGTACGCCGAGGCGATCGGCTACAGCATCCAGCGCGCGCACGCCGATGGCGCGGACTGGATGGTCGTGCACAGCGAGATCGAGTGGCACGGCTCGCTGCGCTGGCCGGACGCCGCCGAGATCGCCGTCTCCGCCGTACACGTCGGCAACTCGTCGATGACGATCGACTTCGCCGCGCTCCGCGACGGCGAGGCGGTCTGCTCGGCGCGCAATGTGTACGTGATGGTCGACGCCGAGGAGTACACGCGCATCGAGGTGCCCCAGGCCCTGCGCGAGGCGCTGGGCCGTGGGCAGTCGCTGCGCCGTCCCCGCGCCGGCCGCTGA
- a CDS encoding Dyp-type peroxidase yields the protein MAADTPLARRGFLGAVLGGTALAAGGAGLGAGLAVAEPLAEPSRRASDPAAERPGMVTFHGAHQAGIETAPQSQCVAASYDVRPEIDQQRFVAALGLITDDLERITQGHPALGDTAPMLAENPARLTVTVGVGPALLQRYGIAGPPGFADLPAFPSIDQLDPAYCGGDLMLLIAGDDSLRVAHALRMLSKDLRSFATVRWTQRGFLERDPGEHTPRNLFGQVDGTVNPKGGSEEFDSSVWIDGGSWAGGTTLVVRRIRMEMDSWDELDPAAMEAVIGRRLHDGSPLTGSKESDVPDLDAIDKTGLPVIRSGAHVRLAKADSPGAQMLRRPFSYDDSGAGGTDMGLIFLAYQASIAEQYVPVQQRLADADLLNEWTTPVGSAVFAILPGCHQGQVLGEGIFT from the coding sequence ATGGCGGCTGACACCCCGCTCGCACGACGCGGCTTCCTCGGCGCGGTGCTCGGGGGCACCGCGCTGGCCGCGGGCGGCGCCGGCCTCGGGGCCGGTCTGGCGGTGGCAGAGCCCCTGGCCGAGCCGTCGCGTCGCGCGAGTGATCCGGCAGCCGAGCGGCCGGGGATGGTTACCTTTCACGGTGCGCACCAGGCCGGTATCGAGACCGCGCCGCAGTCGCAGTGCGTGGCCGCGTCGTACGACGTACGCCCGGAGATCGACCAGCAGCGGTTCGTCGCGGCGCTGGGGTTGATCACCGACGATCTCGAGCGCATCACCCAGGGGCATCCGGCGCTGGGTGACACGGCGCCGATGCTCGCCGAGAACCCCGCGCGGCTCACGGTCACGGTGGGCGTCGGCCCTGCTCTGCTGCAGCGGTACGGCATCGCGGGACCGCCCGGCTTCGCCGATCTGCCTGCGTTTCCGAGCATCGACCAGCTCGACCCGGCGTACTGCGGCGGAGACCTGATGCTGCTGATCGCTGGGGACGACTCGCTGCGGGTGGCGCACGCCCTACGGATGCTCAGCAAGGATCTGCGGAGCTTCGCGACGGTTCGCTGGACCCAGCGCGGCTTCCTGGAGCGCGACCCCGGGGAGCACACGCCGCGCAACCTGTTCGGGCAGGTCGACGGCACGGTGAACCCGAAGGGCGGCAGCGAGGAGTTCGACTCCTCCGTCTGGATCGACGGTGGATCCTGGGCGGGCGGCACCACGCTCGTCGTACGCCGGATCCGGATGGAGATGGACAGCTGGGATGAGCTGGACCCGGCCGCCATGGAGGCGGTGATCGGCCGCCGGCTCCACGACGGTTCTCCACTGACCGGCAGCAAGGAGTCCGACGTCCCGGACCTGGACGCGATCGACAAGACCGGACTGCCGGTGATCCGTTCTGGCGCGCACGTCCGGCTTGCAAAGGCGGACTCACCCGGTGCCCAGATGTTGCGGCGTCCGTTCAGCTATGACGATTCGGGCGCCGGCGGCACCGACATGGGGTTGATCTTCCTCGCCTACCAGGCCAGCATCGCCGAGCAGTACGTGCCGGTGCAGCAGCGGCTGGCCGACGCCGACCTGCTGAACGAGTGGACGACGCCCGTCGGCTCGGCGGTGTTCGCTATCCTGCCCGGATGCCACCAGGGTCAAGTGCTCGGCGAGGGGATCTTCACGTGA